DNA sequence from the Candidatus Nanopelagicales bacterium genome:
ACCTGGCTCTTCTTGTACAGGGGAGTTTCGGAAGTGTTCAGGTACTTCGGCCCGTCATCGCCGAGTCGCCTCGCCCCGAAACCGACGACATCGCCGGAAACGTCACGGATCGGCCAAACCAGACGATCGCGGAAGCGATCGTATAGACCCCGGTCTCCGCGACCCGCGACACCGGACTCGACGATCTCGTTGTCTGAGAACTCCGACCTCAGATGAGCGACCAAGCCCTGCCGCGGCGCGTAGCCGAGCCCGAAACGGTCCCACGCCTCATCAGGAAATCCCCGGTCAGACAACAACTGCCGCGCCACCGACGCATCGCGGTCGCCGAGCTTGCCCTGGAAGAATCGGTTGGTGGCCGCGTTGACGGCGACCAGTCGGCTTCTGGGGGTGCCAGTTTGTCCTGCGGCTGAACCGCCTTCATAGCGCAGAACCAGCCCGACCCGGCCAGCAAGTTTCTCTACCGCCTCGGCAAAAGCCAGGTGATCGACAGCCATCAGGAAATCGACCACGTCACCACCAGTGCCGCAGCCGAAGCAGTGATACAAGCCCTTGCTGGCGGTTACGTGGAAGCTCGGCGTCCGTTCTTCGTGAAACGGGCACAGCCCCTTCATCGAGCCGCCACCGGCACTGCGCAACGTCACATGCTCGGATACGACCTCGTCTATCCGCACCCGGTCGCGGACCTCCGCTATGTCCTCGGCTCGGATCCGCCCCTTCATGTCGCGATCCTACGGTGCCAGGACAACAGCGACGTGTCCGTCAGACTTGCCACCTGGTCGACAACTACACGTAAGCGCGCGTTGTCGTCGGGAGCGAAGTCCCAAAGCGGCCGCAGCCAGGGCTCGAGATCCCTGCCCTCCCGGCGACCCAGCGCATGCACGACCTCCTCGATCACCTTCCCCTGTTGACGGTAGATCGCCTCCGCCCCGTCGCGGCACATCACGTAGTGGGCGGCGACAGCCTTCATGACCGCCACTTCGAGTCTCGACGACCATGGAACCTCCAGCGACGCCTGGTAGCGAGTCAACGGTCCCGGCCCCCACCGCTCACGTGTGGCAGCCTCGGCGGCCACGCTGAAGCGCCCGATCAGTTCACTCGTCATCGCCTTCACACCAGCCAGGCAGCGCATCGAACCGTCGAATGCCCCCACCCAGCAAGGCAGGCCGCGCAGTCGCTCCAGCGCTTCAAGAAGCTCATCGTGAGCCGCCTCCGGTATGTACCACAGACGGGCGAGGTCTACGACGCGGGCGCGTTCATCAGCGCTGGACAACGCCTCTGGGCGCAGATGGCCCAACTGGATGGCGTCGTCCACGTCGTGAACCGAGTACGCCACGTCGTCCGCCCAGTCCATCACCTGAGCCTCTACGCAAGGAGTCCGCTCAGGTGCCTCCTGCCTCATCCACTCGAAGACGGCCATGTCCTCCGGGTAGACCCCGAACTTGCCGCCGTCGCCGGGCCTGGGCCAGGGGTATTTCGCGGTCGCATCCAGCGCGGCCCTCGTCAGATTCAGACCCGCGCTTCCACTGTGCCCGAGTACCTTGGCTTCCAACCTGGTCAATACGCGGAACGTCTGGGCGTTGCCTTCGAACCCGCCGCACGTGGCCCCGAGCCTATCCAGCGCCGCCTCACCGTTGTGCCCGAACGGAGGGTGACCGAGGTCATGGGCCAGCCCGGCGACGTCTACAAGGTCGGGGTCACAGCCCAGCGCGGCTCCCAGCTCACGCGCGACCTGCGCGACCTCCAGCGAGTGAGTAAGTCGCGTTCGCGGCACGTCGGATTCCCCGGCCACAAGCACCTGCGTCTTCGCCGCCAGTCGCCGAAGCGCCGAGCAATGCAGCACTCGGGCGCGGTCTCGGGCAAAATCAGAGCGACCTGAGGGCTTTGGA
Encoded proteins:
- a CDS encoding deoxyguanosinetriphosphate triphosphohydrolase gives rise to the protein MGPMDDRLATPSARQQVTPDSTPTVQAGYEARDRSRWVSETPKPSGRSDFARDRARVLHCSALRRLAAKTQVLVAGESDVPRTRLTHSLEVAQVARELGAALGCDPDLVDVAGLAHDLGHPPFGHNGEAALDRLGATCGGFEGNAQTFRVLTRLEAKVLGHSGSAGLNLTRAALDATAKYPWPRPGDGGKFGVYPEDMAVFEWMRQEAPERTPCVEAQVMDWADDVAYSVHDVDDAIQLGHLRPEALSSADERARVVDLARLWYIPEAAHDELLEALERLRGLPCWVGAFDGSMRCLAGVKAMTSELIGRFSVAAEAATRERWGPGPLTRYQASLEVPWSSRLEVAVMKAVAAHYVMCRDGAEAIYRQQGKVIEEVVHALGRREGRDLEPWLRPLWDFAPDDNARLRVVVDQVASLTDTSLLSWHRRIAT